The window AACTCAAGAGGTTATGTGCTCCGTTCTACCGAATGGAACGAcaacttagagcatccgcaatggtgcttaggccagccataggccagccattctctcccctgccacgtcagcaacactaaaaaatccacctgccacatcagatttaggccagccataggccagccgcaataaaaacaattcaaaatatactacatttacggaattaaaattacgattaaaatacggaattaaatttatgacacatatacgggaaaattcattaattgcatttaaaaaagttacatagataaaaaaaaaaattacatgcataaataaagaaaaaaaactatcgccgtgcaatcctccgtgcccacaactcttcaattatatccttttggagttgaatatgagcatccacttggcgcatgttggcaaattcctGAAGGCGgtcggcttcatcgagaggtaccccacgtcgtacactaggggtggccgttccgtggcttggaccggcttcatcctcACTTgacccaactagtcagttgtacgccttcgtcttcgacgatcatgttgtgcaggataatgcaggcgtacattatctgGGAAACGGATCCGAcctcccacaaacgcgttggacccttaattgccgcccatcgagaccggagcacaccaaatgcgcgctccacgtccttgcgcgccgactcctgtcgttgcgcaaagtaggccttcttttcatcacttgtttgtcggatcgtcttcacaaagaccggccaccgggggtatatcccatccgccaagtagtagcccatatcatgccggttgccgttggccacaaaagagacggctggaccgacgccctggcacttctcgttgaagaggggagacgagttcgggacgttgaggtcgttgttcgacccggctaccccaaaatacgcatgccagatccacagccggtaatcagctacggcctcgaggattatcgtggggttctttgacttgtagccggtcgtataggcccccttccagcggtcggacagttcttccactcccaatgcatacgaTCTATGccgcctaacatcccggggaacccatgcttctccccgtgcatccgcatcaaattccgacaatcttcgggagtagggcttcgaaggtaccgCTCACCGTAAATGCTGATCACGCCCCCACGAACTCCTTCAGACATTTCAGTGGCCGAcgccgatgtggaggtactcatcccacatgtctgccgcgcctccataggccaactgcctgattgccgccgtgcacttttgaataggggtgtggccgggtctgccagccgcatcgtgcctgaagcggaaacacagatatcgacgctctaatgcgccaacgatgcgcataaacaactccctgcgcattctaaaacgccgccggaacatgttggcgggaaaccgcgggttctctCGAAAAGTAGTCGCCGTACgatagccgctgatgtgcagctacgtgatcccgatcaatcaccgctcggtggtggacaactcgtggagggcgaggtatcgcctgctgttccaccatacgcatgtaccgctccatcccgcggttcatgtaggcatccatagcctcgttcatcctccgttcgtactcctcgggatccccaccactaccaccaccgctaccacccgcgttactcatcgctcgatgatgctcttgtacagaaagttagagagagagaaaactcgttaaaacaagtggtacaaatgaaaatgaaacgaaaatcgcgtttatatatgattttaaaaaaaaatcaaaaatcggcgctggccgatcgggccgccacaatggcggctagccgatcggccagcgacgagcgatcggccagcccacgccgatccgctcgccgaaATCGCCctcgccgattgcaatggttcggctagccgatcggctagcgcgacgaatcggctagccggtcgctagtcgaccattgcggatgctcttagccATTTTGGCTtcaacacacacttcacatctTTCTTGTGAGTTAAACTTATCaacttttagtaaattaagatttactaatctttttatagcCATTGTTTTCTTCATTCCGTTTTCTTCATTGGGCAGTGACAACTGGTATATAAGAAATATTAGTATTGGTACTCTAAGAAATGGAGTCTCGGTGTGCCGGGGATGATATTTTGCAGATGAAATGTTCTGAACAACgctttatatttattacacaATTGCACTACAACTTAACTAGTTGGAATTTGTTCcactataataaaaaagtgattcGGAACTCTCAGTACTATTTTGGATAAAGAAGTTAATTAAGTTAAGCTAGCAGCAATCTCGTGTAACTAATGGGCATAGTATATCTTAAACGCGATAAGTGAATAAATAAAGAGCCCAGATTTGGtaatatgaatttgaaatgttagtcattaattatgttattggtcgatttatatttttaaaattgacttTAGTTGAATTGAGCTAAATTAAGATTATATCCACCGTAAACAACTATAGACGTATATCACACGATTGGTAGAGCATAAAACTAAATCGAACCAAATTATCAACACCAATGAAGCAAAGATAAGTTCTCAAAACTCAATCTACATAACTTGCATTTCAACCATGCTATAAGACTACATTCAAAAAATCGATTTCAAATCCCTAAACAATGCTAACATGCGCCAATCCTGCAATCAAAATgaacaatgaaaaaattaactgCACTCACTTCTTGTAGAGTCGGCAGCATTTCGGCCCCCACCCTTCGAGATCGGCAACGGGGCAGCCACATTTGTCACAAAAGAGTAGCACCGCATGGCCATTAGGTGGCGCCATCTTCCTTAGCTCCGCCCGCCCTTAGACACTCGTAATCTTCGTTATCATCGCTGCCCCCATTCCACGGCAGCTCAATCACATCTCTCACCGCCTTGTTTCCTGCAGCTGCAAATCGAACTCCATCGCCTTCTTCAGCCCTCACCCTTCCCCCTCGCACCTTCTCGATCTGTGCCCGCAGTAGATCTCAAAGAAGATAACGAAGCAGACGAATAACATGAAGATGATCAGCTGAGACTGCGGATTAGGGGCGAAATAGCACTGGAAATGTGGGGGCAGGGTGAGAGAGAGACTAGAAGAGGTAGGAGAAGCAGGAGACGAGGATGAAGATGAGTGGGTCTTGAGGTGGTGGAATGAGGAAGAGCTCGCGCTCGCTCTGCTGGGAGCTGGTGAAGCTGGTGCCATGGGCCTGCAGCTGAACTAGTGGTAGAATGTAAGTTataacttttgtttttttaactttGGAAATTTTGTGTATCAGCTAAAAGCTTTGTACAGGACGACTATAACCCGGTGATCGTGCAAGGTTTTCTTTTTGCATTGCTCTCCGCACCAGGAAAGCATCATCCCATCTGCCTGCATCGGCATAAAGGTTAGACAGCAGAACTCTACTCGGACCATGTGATGGTTCCACCTTAGCCAGATTTTGAGCAGCTCTTTCACCAACATCTGTGTTCTCGTACATTTTACATGCTGCTAACAACGTGCCCCAAATGATAGCATCCGCCTCCATAGGCATGTTTTGCACAAGCTCTTCTGCTTCGTTCAGCCTCCCAGCTCGGCCTAACAGATCCACCATACATCCATAATGCTTAATGTTAGGCTCTAAACCATATGTCGCTGTCATGCTCCTAAAATGGCTTTTCCCTGCTTCCACCAAACCAGCATGACAACAAGCGCTCAAGACTCCAAtgaatgtgatcaaatttgGCTTTATCTTTCGACTCTGCAAATCTGCAAAAATCATCAAGGAAGCCTCTGCTTTCCCATGCATGGCCAAGCCACATATGATTGCATTCCAAGGACAAACTTTTCTGGCCTTGTCTCGGATTTGATCAAATACTTCTAGAGCGGAATCAATGCTCCCACATTTGGCATACATATCAATTATGGCTGTACTCAAATTGTCGTTGATTGGTATTGAGTTACAATGGATGAACTCATGAGCCCATCTCCCCTCCTTCAGTGTGCTCAAGCCAGAGATGGCGGAGAAAACACTCACCATCGTGATTTCGTTTGGCTTAAACCCTTTACCAACCATTTCATGAAAAACATCAATGGCCAGACTATGCTTCCCGTTCTGTGCATAACCAGAAATCATCGAGCTCCAAGAGAAAACATCTCGCTGTGGCATTATACTAAACAAATGTGCAGCTTCATTTACTATGCCGTTCCTCATTAGCCCTGCAATAAGGGCATTCCAGCAAGCTACATGATCCTTAGTTCCTTCCTCAAATTGCAAATAAGCAAGTTCGACCTGATGACAGGCAACATAGAAATGAATCAATGTTGCCTGCATGAAGTCATAGCAGGTTATCCCCATCTTAACTGCCAAAGCATGAAACTGTCGACCCTCGAGCAATCTAGTTGCCTGTCCACAAGCAGAGACAATGTCAACAACCATGACTTCATTAGGTCTTGAGCCGGTGTGCCTCATTTCACAATAGAGTGCCAAGGCCTCCCTTAACCTCCCAGTCTGCAGATATCCGTCAATCATCGTGCCCCAAGAGACGACGTCCTTCCCTGGAATCTCTTCAAATAGGTCTCTAGCCAAATCAACCAGTCCTCCTTTTACATAACCATTCAACATCACATTCCACGACACCACATTCTTATCCGCCATGTTATCAAATATCTTTCTTGCATCATGAAGAGACGAAGAAACGCTATAAAGAAGAACTAAATTAGTCGAAACAATAACACGCATATCAAGACCGAGCTTCGCCACCAAGCCGTGCAGAAGCATTGCATTCATCCTAGTTCCATCAGCACGCGCATAAGCTGATAGCACACTCGCCATCGTCACCTCTCCAGGAACCACTCCCAACAGTCTCATCTCCCTAAAAAGGGCAATCGCATCCTCATAGCACTCATTCTGAGCAAACCCCATAATCATGGTCGTATAGGAGACGCAATTTCTCAGCGGCATTTTCTCAAACAATTTGTGGGCATCTCCCAAACGGCCATTTTTTACATACCCTGATAGTATTATGTTGAAGGAGACATAGTCCAGCTTCGGGGAGCTTTCGAAAATTGATCTCGCGCACGAAAACATCCCGGTTTTGGAGTACATGCTGATCAAGCTGTTTTGTATGAAGACATTGAAATTGAGGCCTGATTTCAGAACGAGGCAATGCAGTTGCTGGCCATGGGAGATTAAGGAAGGGGAAGACGAGATGGATTTGAGCGCCGAAACTAGCGCAAATTCGAATGAAGTGGCGCTGTTCTTAAGAATGGTTTGGAGGGATTGAAGGGAAGCTGTGCCGAGAGCCATTAGAGATGTGAAGGAAATGTGGGATTTTGGGTATAACAGCCTAAGATCATTGATCGAATTATCAGCCAGAAATAATTGTGTGAGAAAAACAGAAATCTTGCGATAGTATTAGAATTACTCCACTACTTATCTAAGATTTTAGTGAATGAAATCAAACCTCGATTCATATTCTTCAATTGAAAATAACTTAATTGTGTCATATAATAACAATGAATAAACTCacaatataaagaaattaagtCATTACTATAAAGAACTAGTAGCACACTCTTACTATACATAagactaaaatattttcaaacattAATAAGaggataaatttattaaataaaattaaaaacaatattattatataaaaaattataaacaaaatttgtaCTCCTTCCATCCGCGCTTAGGAGTCTCGATCACTTTTGCACacccattttataaaaatcataaaaaatagttaaagtggagaaatagtaaagtaagtgagagaataatgttgacaagagtcttctcaacattattctctctttcactttttcatatcttcactttaactatttatcatttttataaaatgggtgcgcaaaagtgaccgagactcctaatcgtggacggagggagtatgtaataTAAATACCTAGGACTACTGAAACATACTCCCTCGGTCCCCAGATAATATGCAATTTGGGTttggcacgaattttaatgcaaaattggtaaagtaggaTAGATGtatagagaaaaagtaattaaaatattgttactGGGAAATGGGTTCCACCTCATTTTGAAATAAAGgagtttctaaaattggaaagtgtatatttttttggatcggactaaaaaggaaagagcgCATATTCTTGAGAAACGGAAGGGTAATAAACATGAaacaattaatcataaattatattattgcaACATGagagtaaaaatgaaataagagtacattttatagcatttatttacatataatGCCAATCAATAATATCTTCGAAGAGTCCCCAGGCAATTGTTCATACCCCTAATAccataattatatactatgcCAACCAATAATAtcttttaagttttaagaGTCCCCTCATCAAAAATTTAAGGCCAACTAAAATACATacccaaaaacaaaagataaaaaggaaaaatcaaTAGCCCCCACCACGACTATAGCAAATGCATGAATGCCGCGCAATTCATCCATCATTCACACTCCTTCCCTATCCATTGAACATAAAATAGATAAGAGAGATAAACCTCCAAAGATAGTTTCGTTGTTGCCTCTTCCGTTAGTCTTCTATGGCACAATCTTCTCGAATCACGTATCAACTCTCCTCAATCCCAAGCTTTCCGATCACCACATCTCTCCTgccagtggcggatccaggatcTTTAAACGGAAGGggtgaaataaaatttatcgGAACTAACGGAAGGAAGGGACGACGTCGGAAAGTATTTGAGGGGATGATACGAGACATATTCACCTTTATTTAGTTTTGATATTATAGGGATTTAgcatatcttttccatattttgttttctcgatcattaagttaattattagcattataaaaaataggagaTATTGTAATCATTTGAGAAATCAATCATTAGAATGTTCGTTTTGTTCTCTGAAGTGAGAAAACCATCGTGTTCGACGGGCACTTGCCCGCGACAGGCATTTATCGATCGTCGATCTACAGACGCCGATCAGCCTGATAGGAGGTTTATCTTATCAACTGGTGCTTTCATCGCGCACTCAGCCTCCATCCGATCTCAATGAAGAAACTTTTCTGATGGTGAAAGACGATTTATACAATATCCGGCGAGCCTGCCATCTCGGAACCCTCCTTACGGAATGCACGATCGGTCATATTGGAATTATGGAAATTACCGGCAACAACCAAGCCTGGATCGTGAGTTGCCACCTCGGCACTACAACCGCGGGTACCGTGACCGTGGTGGAGACACGCGGTGGGAACGCCACCAAGAAAATTGGGAATCAACAGATGTTCGGCAACCCCGCGGAAATAGGCGACCAAATCCCCACTTTTGGGAGGAAAATCGCGAGGCAGGCTGTTATAGTCGATTGCGGCACCAAACCTCTTCGTGGGACCCGCCTAACAGAGGGTACCGACCGTGGGATCAGGACACGGATAACGCGGTAGCATGCATACCGACCTGCTGGGACCCGCCGGCCAGGCAGATGCTTTCGGAGTTTCCAGTCTATAACGACTCGCCGGCGCGCCAAGGCTCGTGTTGGGATCCGCCACCACGACGCATTCAACGAGGAGTTTCAGCTTACAATCCACAGCTCGACTACCGGCCCCCGTGTCCATACGTGCGACCGCGAAATTCCTCCGCCAAATATCATATGTTGAAGCGGGAATATTGTCGGCACCTCCCCCTCCCTGACTCTCTGCCTCTACCACTGACGCAATCCGCCTCTACACACCAGCCGCAACAGTCAAGTAGGGTCATTGATTTGGGCCAGCAGCGGGGTCTCCCCAATGATCCCGCCCTCGAGGTTCAATCGCTCTCTCCTGTCCAACAAGCTGCTATAAATGATTACAACGAGAAACTACGTATCTATAGGTTGGAGCAAGCCGCTTTGCTTGCCCGTTTGAACGCGTGGTTTGAGGAGAACATTCATGATGAAAATCAAGCCGAAAAGAAAACCGATGATAATCCCATGATAGTATTGGGTGATGATACTCCCAATGACATTACCAATGTTCCCAATGATGGCGCTTCTCTTGATGTTCCAAATAACGAGTCCCTTGAAGAGT is drawn from Salvia hispanica cultivar TCC Black 2014 chromosome 6, UniMelb_Shisp_WGS_1.0, whole genome shotgun sequence and contains these coding sequences:
- the LOC125195729 gene encoding pentatricopeptide repeat-containing protein At5g19020, mitochondrial, with the protein product MALGTASLQSLQTILKNSATSFEFALVSALKSISSSPSLISHGQQLHCLVLKSGLNFNVFIQNSLISMYSKTGMFSCARSIFESSPKLDYVSFNIILSGYVKNGRLGDAHKLFEKMPLRNCVSYTTMIMGFAQNECYEDAIALFREMRLLGVVPGEVTMASVLSAYARADGTRMNAMLLHGLVAKLGLDMRVIVSTNLVLLYSVSSSLHDARKIFDNMADKNVVSWNVMLNGYVKGGLVDLARDLFEEIPGKDVVSWGTMIDGYLQTGRLREALALYCEMRHTGSRPNEVMVVDIVSACGQATRLLEGRQFHALAVKMGITCYDFMQATLIHFYVACHQVELAYLQFEEGTKDHVACWNALIAGLMRNGIVNEAAHLFSIMPQRDVFSWSSMISGYAQNGKHSLAIDVFHEMVGKGFKPNEITMVSVFSAISGLSTLKEGRWAHEFIHCNSIPINDNLSTAIIDMYAKCGSIDSALEVFDQIRDKARKVCPWNAIICGLAMHGKAEASLMIFADLQSRKIKPNLITFIGVLSACCHAGLVEAGKSHFRSMTATYGLEPNIKHYGCMVDLLGRAGRLNEAEELVQNMPMEADAIIWGTLLAACKMYENTDVGERAAQNLAKVEPSHGPSRVLLSNLYADAGRWDDAFLVRRAMQKENLARSPAAGPWHQLHQLPAERARALPHSTTSRPTHLHPRLLLLLPLLVSLSPCPHISSAISPLIRSLS